One region of Salinibacterium sp. TMP30 genomic DNA includes:
- a CDS encoding zinc-dependent alcohol dehydrogenase family protein codes for MKALVYQGPGLKEWKEVPEPTIITATDVIVKIDTTTICGTDLHILKGDVPAVEVGRILGHEGVGTITEVGSAVSSLKVGDQVIISCVSACGHCDFCKKGVYSHCLADEGASGIGWIFGHLIDGTQAEFVRVPFAETSLYLLPPGVTPQQGTVLSDILPTGHEIGIQYGHVKAGDVVAVVGVGPVGLAAIATAGLYGPSRVIAIDLDANRVEQARKFGATDTIVSSDADWKEQVIALTDGLGVDVAIEAVGIPQTFAMCLDIVRPAGHVANMGVHGKSVDLPLQDLWISNINISMGLVNTNTLGILLKLVAQKKIVAENFISHTFALEDILEAYDVFGRAAETKALKVIINA; via the coding sequence ATGAAGGCACTCGTCTATCAGGGCCCGGGGCTCAAGGAGTGGAAAGAGGTTCCAGAGCCCACTATTATCACTGCGACCGACGTCATCGTGAAGATCGACACAACCACCATTTGTGGCACCGATCTGCACATTCTCAAGGGGGATGTTCCGGCCGTCGAGGTGGGGCGCATCCTCGGACACGAGGGAGTCGGCACCATCACCGAGGTCGGCAGTGCCGTTTCGAGCCTCAAAGTGGGCGACCAGGTGATCATCTCCTGTGTCTCGGCCTGTGGGCATTGCGACTTCTGCAAGAAGGGGGTCTACTCGCACTGCCTCGCCGACGAGGGCGCATCCGGCATCGGCTGGATCTTCGGACACCTCATCGACGGAACCCAGGCAGAGTTCGTGCGGGTGCCGTTCGCCGAAACCTCGCTGTATCTGCTGCCGCCCGGGGTGACCCCGCAGCAGGGAACCGTGCTCTCGGACATCCTTCCGACGGGCCACGAGATCGGCATCCAGTACGGCCACGTCAAGGCCGGCGACGTCGTCGCGGTTGTCGGGGTCGGCCCCGTCGGCCTCGCAGCCATCGCAACCGCCGGACTTTACGGCCCTTCCCGCGTTATCGCCATCGACTTAGACGCCAACCGCGTCGAGCAGGCCAGAAAATTCGGCGCGACCGACACCATCGTTTCCAGCGACGCGGACTGGAAGGAGCAGGTGATCGCACTCACGGACGGGCTCGGAGTCGACGTCGCAATTGAGGCAGTCGGAATACCGCAGACCTTCGCGATGTGCCTCGACATCGTTCGACCCGCCGGACATGTCGCCAATATGGGGGTGCACGGCAAGAGCGTCGATCTCCCGCTGCAGGACCTCTGGATCTCGAACATTAACATCAGCATGGGCCTGGTCAACACGAACACCCTCGGAATCCTGCTCAAGCTCGTTGCGCAGAAGAAAATCGTGGCCGAGAACTTCATCAGCCACACCTTCGCGCTCGAGGACATCCTTGAGGCCTACGACGTGTTCGGGCGGGCTGCGGAGACGAAGGCGCTCAAGGTCATCATTAACGCCTGA
- a CDS encoding 3-oxoacyl-ACP synthase III: MAGNANTRFDNVSLLSVASTLPSRVTTSADIETRLAAAFSRLDLPTGLLQRVAGVLERRNWGPGESSDDATVSAGQRALAEAGVDSSEVGLLINTSVSRKHLEPSVAVRLHHGLGLPSSAVNFDVANACLGFVSGMNLAASMIESGQIRYAIVVNGEDADELQVNTIDRLLKQDSDRDGFMSEFASLTLGSGSAAAVLGRTDEHPTGHPILGGVSRAATQFHDLCVGSVDGMFTDAKALLKGGLDLVVSAWKEASTEWDWSSMDMYVTHQVSSVHTNAIIKAAKLDRRRVPTTYPQFGNVGPASIPITLVEAQETLNKGDRVLLMGVGSGLNTAMMELAW; this comes from the coding sequence GTGGCCGGAAATGCCAACACCCGCTTCGATAACGTTTCACTGCTTTCTGTGGCGAGTACATTACCCAGCCGGGTGACGACGTCAGCCGACATCGAAACGCGCCTCGCGGCGGCATTCTCGCGTCTTGATCTGCCCACTGGGCTCCTTCAGCGGGTAGCTGGTGTGCTGGAACGTCGCAATTGGGGTCCCGGGGAATCATCCGATGACGCCACCGTGTCGGCAGGACAACGCGCCTTGGCTGAGGCGGGAGTCGATTCGTCCGAGGTGGGGCTTCTCATTAACACCTCCGTCAGCCGAAAGCACTTGGAGCCATCCGTAGCCGTGCGCTTGCATCATGGGCTCGGCCTGCCCAGTTCTGCCGTCAACTTCGATGTCGCGAATGCGTGTCTCGGCTTCGTGAGTGGCATGAACCTTGCGGCGAGCATGATCGAATCGGGCCAAATCAGGTACGCGATCGTCGTCAATGGCGAAGACGCCGACGAGCTGCAGGTCAATACGATTGACCGATTGCTGAAGCAGGACTCCGATCGTGACGGGTTCATGAGTGAATTCGCGTCGCTCACGCTCGGCTCCGGGTCGGCCGCTGCAGTCCTTGGGCGCACCGACGAACATCCCACCGGGCATCCGATCCTCGGTGGGGTCAGCCGGGCTGCGACACAGTTCCATGACCTCTGCGTCGGCAGCGTCGACGGCATGTTCACCGACGCGAAGGCACTCTTGAAGGGTGGCCTCGATCTCGTCGTCTCGGCGTGGAAAGAGGCATCCACGGAATGGGATTGGTCGTCGATGGATATGTATGTCACCCACCAGGTCTCGTCCGTGCACACGAACGCCATCATCAAGGCGGCGAAACTAGACCGCCGGCGCGTGCCGACGACGTACCCCCAATTCGGCAATGTCGGGCCCGCATCGATTCCGATCACCCTCGTCGAAGCACAGGAGACGCTCAACAAGGGCGACCGGGTTCTGCTCATGGGCGTGGGCTCCGGTCTCAACACCGCGATGATGGAACTCGCGTGGTGA
- a CDS encoding alpha/beta fold hydrolase, with translation MTGRASRPPLDLPGLDQRFSRITAVPGGGADEGLLREWHYLDTGDELDRLGVPILGTILAVHGNPTWSYHWRKLIAQSVQAAESGSPAWRIVAVDQLDMGYSARTAMHRPLAQRVADLAAFTDALPLTGPVISLGHDWGGVVSLGWAVDHPSQLAGVMLLNTAVHHETGKPIPAPLRLARARGMLAASTVRTTAFLETTLALTSAPLDAAVKDAYRAPYRTASRRQGIGGFVADIPVDANHESFSELERIATGVAQLDLPALMLWGPRDPIFGDRYLDDLIDRLPQADVHRFEGAGHLVAEDAPYADAVLAWLGDNVDHLSTSASTLPRTSGVKASSEPEDPPFRPLWHRLDERRDDTATAVIDMSTRGRSGPQQVSWRQLADRVSQIAAGLSHIGVRKGQRVSLLIPPGPTLTAVVYACLRIGAVIVVADAGLGVKGLTRAVRGSWPDFVIGEAPGLIAARTLGWPGVRISTARLPKVSAAALGVSCSLKDLIAIGAGTLVPTPPRSEDEAAILFTSGSTGPAKGVVYRHGQLSALRDVLASHFEVTADTGLVTGFAPFALLGPALGTRSVTPEMDVSSPRTLTAHAVAAAVEASGASMVFLSPAAILNVVATAGDLTPHDRTELERVRTFLSTGAPIGAELLASAATIMPNATPHSPYGMTECLLVTDITLDGIRSAAGDANTGVCVGMPIGSNLLRISALDAEGSATGAPSSEPGVLGEIIVSSPHLKDHYDRLWLTDRAAVRETEIDTDAAAASDTRDATQARWHRTGDVGHLDHLGRLWVEGRLPHVIVTATGPIAPVGAEQEVEGVSAVRRAAVVGVGPHRLRQAVAIVETIPPTSRPGLASPELTTAVRASTTLPLVAVLAVPELPTDIRHNSKIDRSRLSEWAERLLAGGKPTAP, from the coding sequence GTGACGGGACGGGCCTCTCGTCCCCCGCTCGACCTGCCCGGACTCGATCAGCGCTTCAGTCGCATCACCGCTGTTCCCGGTGGCGGTGCGGATGAGGGTCTGCTCCGCGAATGGCACTACCTCGACACAGGCGACGAACTGGATCGCCTCGGCGTACCCATCTTGGGCACGATCCTTGCCGTCCACGGCAACCCGACGTGGTCGTACCACTGGCGAAAGCTGATTGCGCAATCGGTGCAGGCCGCCGAATCCGGGTCGCCAGCCTGGCGTATCGTCGCAGTTGACCAGCTCGATATGGGCTACTCGGCGCGCACCGCTATGCATCGTCCACTCGCGCAGCGCGTCGCCGACCTCGCGGCGTTCACCGACGCACTCCCCCTTACTGGTCCCGTTATCTCGCTCGGTCACGACTGGGGCGGCGTCGTGTCGCTCGGCTGGGCTGTCGATCACCCGTCGCAGCTCGCCGGAGTCATGCTGTTGAACACGGCCGTGCATCATGAGACGGGCAAGCCGATCCCCGCACCGCTGCGGCTGGCCAGAGCTCGAGGGATGCTTGCAGCATCCACCGTTCGCACCACCGCGTTCCTCGAGACAACGCTGGCGCTCACATCGGCCCCGCTCGACGCGGCAGTCAAGGATGCTTACCGCGCGCCCTACCGCACAGCGTCCCGTCGCCAAGGAATCGGCGGCTTCGTTGCCGACATTCCCGTCGACGCAAACCACGAAAGCTTCAGCGAACTCGAGCGCATCGCCACGGGTGTTGCCCAGCTCGACCTTCCAGCGCTTATGTTGTGGGGTCCGCGCGATCCGATCTTCGGCGACCGTTACCTCGACGACCTCATCGACCGGCTTCCCCAAGCCGATGTGCACCGGTTCGAAGGCGCAGGACACCTCGTTGCCGAGGACGCCCCCTATGCCGATGCGGTGCTGGCATGGCTCGGTGACAACGTCGATCACCTTTCGACTTCTGCCTCGACCTTGCCACGCACATCGGGCGTGAAGGCCTCCTCAGAGCCGGAAGATCCGCCCTTCCGGCCGCTCTGGCACCGGCTCGACGAGCGCCGCGATGACACCGCAACCGCCGTCATCGACATGTCGACGCGGGGACGAAGCGGCCCCCAACAGGTGAGCTGGCGACAACTCGCCGACCGAGTGAGCCAGATCGCCGCCGGCCTCTCCCACATTGGCGTACGAAAAGGTCAGCGGGTTTCCTTGCTGATCCCGCCCGGGCCGACCCTGACCGCCGTGGTCTATGCCTGCCTGCGAATCGGCGCTGTCATCGTCGTCGCGGATGCCGGCTTGGGAGTTAAGGGGCTCACCCGTGCGGTGCGCGGATCGTGGCCCGACTTCGTCATCGGTGAAGCGCCCGGCCTCATCGCCGCGCGCACGCTGGGCTGGCCCGGAGTGCGCATCTCCACCGCACGACTACCGAAGGTCTCCGCCGCAGCTCTCGGGGTCTCCTGCAGCCTCAAAGACCTCATCGCGATCGGCGCTGGCACGCTCGTCCCGACGCCACCACGGTCAGAGGATGAGGCCGCCATCCTCTTCACCTCGGGGTCGACCGGTCCTGCCAAGGGTGTCGTGTACCGGCACGGTCAACTCTCCGCCCTCCGCGACGTACTCGCGAGTCACTTCGAAGTGACCGCCGACACCGGACTCGTAACAGGGTTCGCGCCCTTCGCACTGCTGGGTCCTGCGCTCGGCACGCGATCAGTGACACCCGAGATGGATGTTTCCTCTCCCCGCACTCTCACTGCCCATGCTGTCGCGGCCGCGGTGGAGGCATCCGGAGCCAGCATGGTGTTCCTCTCACCCGCCGCAATTCTCAACGTCGTCGCAACCGCGGGCGATCTCACGCCACACGACCGCACCGAGCTCGAGCGCGTGCGCACTTTCCTCTCCACCGGTGCACCCATCGGTGCGGAACTGCTCGCATCCGCCGCCACGATCATGCCCAACGCGACCCCGCACTCGCCCTACGGCATGACCGAATGCCTCCTCGTGACTGACATCACGCTCGACGGGATTCGCTCCGCCGCCGGTGACGCCAATACGGGCGTTTGCGTGGGAATGCCGATCGGCTCGAACCTTCTGCGCATCAGCGCGCTCGATGCGGAGGGTTCCGCGACCGGTGCCCCGAGTTCTGAGCCCGGCGTTCTCGGCGAGATCATCGTCTCGTCGCCACACCTGAAAGACCACTACGACCGGTTGTGGCTCACCGATCGTGCCGCTGTTCGTGAGACCGAGATCGACACGGATGCAGCGGCTGCAAGCGACACAAGGGATGCGACGCAAGCGCGCTGGCATCGCACCGGCGACGTCGGCCACCTCGACCACCTCGGCCGCTTATGGGTCGAAGGCCGACTGCCACACGTCATTGTGACGGCGACGGGTCCGATCGCGCCTGTCGGTGCGGAGCAGGAGGTGGAGGGTGTCTCGGCCGTGCGCCGTGCCGCCGTCGTCGGCGTCGGCCCGCACCGGCTGCGGCAGGCCGTCGCGATCGTCGAAACGATCCCGCCGACCAGCCGACCCGGGCTCGCAAGTCCGGAGCTAACGACGGCCGTGCGGGCGAGCACAACGCTGCCGCTCGTCGCCGTGCTCGCCGTGCCCGAGCTTCCGACCGACATCCGCCACAACTCCAAGATCGACCGATCACGGTTATCCGAATGGGCCGAGCGTCTCCTCGCCGGCGGGAAGCCGACCGCACCGTGA
- a CDS encoding NAD-dependent epimerase/dehydratase family protein — translation MIVLVTGASGFLGGAVAAELIVAGHEVRTLQRRPSGVDGATDILGSITDPDHIARAIDGVEGVIHLAAKVSLAGDARDFHTVNVEGTRSVLSAAETAGVSRLVHVSSPSVAHAGSALAGVGAEPASPEQARGEYARTKAQAELLALARDSAAMRVIAIRPHIVWGPGDTQLVGRIVDRARRGRLPLLNGGTALIDTTYIDNAASGIVAALHRADVAHGKAYVLTNGEPRPVGDILAAICLAAGVRPPRWSIPAALGRTVGTVIERIWAVRPGADEPPMTRFLAEQLSTAHWFDQRDIRLALDWSPAVSLDEGLRRLGASYWAQP, via the coding sequence GTGATCGTGCTCGTCACCGGAGCTTCCGGTTTCCTCGGTGGTGCCGTCGCCGCCGAGCTGATCGTCGCCGGGCATGAGGTGCGCACTCTGCAACGACGACCGTCCGGAGTGGATGGCGCCACCGACATCCTCGGCTCGATCACCGATCCGGATCACATCGCGCGCGCGATTGATGGCGTGGAGGGCGTCATCCACCTCGCGGCGAAGGTGTCACTCGCCGGCGACGCGCGTGATTTCCACACTGTCAACGTGGAAGGGACGCGGTCAGTGCTCTCCGCAGCCGAGACTGCGGGCGTATCCCGCCTGGTGCATGTATCGTCGCCGTCGGTCGCACACGCCGGCTCCGCGCTGGCAGGGGTCGGCGCCGAACCGGCATCGCCTGAGCAGGCACGCGGCGAATATGCGCGTACCAAGGCGCAGGCGGAGTTGCTTGCGCTCGCCCGCGATTCCGCCGCGATGCGCGTCATCGCCATCCGTCCACACATCGTCTGGGGTCCGGGTGACACCCAGCTCGTTGGCCGAATCGTCGACCGAGCTCGCCGCGGACGTCTCCCCCTGCTCAATGGTGGCACCGCACTCATCGATACGACCTACATCGACAACGCAGCATCCGGAATCGTCGCAGCGCTGCACCGCGCCGACGTCGCGCACGGCAAAGCCTACGTTCTGACAAATGGTGAGCCGCGCCCGGTCGGCGACATACTGGCGGCCATCTGCCTCGCTGCCGGTGTGCGGCCTCCGCGATGGAGCATCCCCGCCGCACTCGGGCGCACCGTGGGCACGGTGATCGAGCGGATATGGGCCGTGCGTCCTGGGGCCGACGAGCCTCCCATGACGCGCTTTCTTGCCGAGCAGCTCTCCACGGCGCACTGGTTCGATCAACGTGACATACGCCTAGCGTTGGATTGGTCGCCCGCGGTGAGCCTCGACGAGGGGCTACGCCGACTCGGGGCAAGCTACTGGGCACAACCATGA
- a CDS encoding oxygenase MpaB family protein: MGRISDSWRSHLLTTFSGDSSGRPQWVSRIEQGDDVGFFGPDSASWAVHGGMGTLVAGIRALLMQTLHPGAMAGVHDWSRYKEDPLGRLSGTIQWLITVTFAGTEQARLESSRVGKYHNRVAGTYIDAQGVDRPYTAGDQELLSWVHAVFTDAFLGCHELWGPPIPGGADQYVSEWAVAGELVGVQHPPRSRAELKAQIDGFRPVLKSDDRVLEAVRFIRNPPLRRSMLPAYRVLFAGAVASLPEEHRKLLGLRRSRLPVIWATGVVLRSVGRILGRSSTSEDAARARLARIERETAFGLNHGAQA; encoded by the coding sequence ATGGGTAGAATTTCAGACTCCTGGCGATCGCACCTTCTGACGACATTCTCCGGCGATAGTTCTGGGCGCCCTCAATGGGTCAGTCGTATCGAACAGGGTGACGACGTCGGTTTCTTCGGCCCGGATTCTGCGTCCTGGGCGGTGCACGGTGGTATGGGAACGCTCGTTGCCGGAATCAGGGCACTGCTCATGCAGACGCTTCATCCAGGAGCGATGGCTGGCGTTCACGACTGGTCGAGGTATAAGGAAGATCCGCTTGGGCGGCTCTCCGGCACCATCCAGTGGCTTATCACGGTCACGTTCGCCGGCACCGAGCAGGCGAGACTCGAGTCATCCCGCGTCGGCAAGTACCACAACAGAGTCGCGGGAACCTACATAGACGCGCAGGGTGTCGATCGCCCGTACACCGCAGGCGACCAGGAGCTGCTTTCTTGGGTGCACGCCGTCTTCACCGACGCTTTCCTCGGCTGCCACGAGCTGTGGGGGCCGCCTATTCCGGGCGGTGCCGACCAGTACGTGAGTGAGTGGGCGGTGGCCGGCGAACTCGTTGGGGTGCAACATCCGCCACGGTCCCGCGCTGAGTTGAAAGCACAGATCGACGGGTTCCGACCCGTGCTCAAAAGCGACGATCGCGTTCTCGAAGCCGTGCGATTCATTCGGAATCCTCCCCTTCGCCGCTCGATGCTGCCCGCGTACAGGGTGCTGTTCGCGGGAGCTGTCGCGTCGTTGCCCGAAGAACACCGCAAACTGCTCGGCCTTCGTCGATCGCGACTTCCCGTGATCTGGGCGACGGGCGTCGTGCTGCGTTCTGTCGGACGAATTCTTGGCAGGTCATCCACGAGCGAAGATGCGGCCCGCGCGCGACTCGCCCGCATCGAGCGTGAAACGGCATTCGGTCTGAACCACGGGGCACAGGCATGA